In Heteronotia binoei isolate CCM8104 ecotype False Entrance Well chromosome 5, APGP_CSIRO_Hbin_v1, whole genome shotgun sequence, the DNA window tctgttgagcaatccattattccctatggggaccaattcccatagggtatgatggagaattgatccacgggtatcttgggctctgggggactgttttttgagggctgttttttgaggtggatgAACCAAATTTGCAACATCGCATCCAGTGTatatctccccaaaataccctccaagtttcaaaaggattggaccagcgggtccagttctgtgagctccaaaagaaggtgcccctatccttcattattcccaatggagggaaggcatttaaaaggtgcacagtccctttaaacgtgaaggccagaactccctttggagttcagttatgcttgtcacaaccttgctcctggctccactctccaatctctcctggatccacccccaaaatcaccaggctgcacccccaaaatcaccaggctgcacccccaaaatccccagatatctcttgaattggacttggcaaccctactccaaaagTAGGAATCAGGGCCTGGTCTTCAGCCAACAACAATAAAGCAGAAcacagtagaacaggggtggccaacagtagctctacagatgttttttgcctacaactcccatcagccccagccagcatggctgatggctggggctgatgagcgttgtaggcaaaaaaacatctggagagctaccgttggccacccctgcagtagaagagGTGAGGGGATTCCATTCTGAGCACAGTATGCAAAGGACTGTTCCTTCCTCTCCACATtcccagcttcttcttcttctttcacgtCGCCTTGGCTTGCTGTGCGTTTCGAACAAGTGCCCTTGAGCGTGAGCCATTGTAGAGATGTTTTCCTTAATGCAGTACAGAGGATGTTGTCGTTGATTTGCTCTTGAAAAAGCCGGAACTGCCTTTGGGCGGTTGCTCGAAACACGCAGCGAGCAAAACCGATGAACGCATCAAGATCTTCTACGTACTCATCTTTGAAggagagaaataacgaggtccgcacttATCACTGTGTTGAAACGATTTTTACTTTGCTATCAAGGCAGAACTTAGCCAgccataagcctccaaactgacaAAGTTATTCTCATTCAGACCTTTTTTATTCACACCccaaacaagcaggcaggcccccaGGCTTATCTAACTCAACATGCCCCACCTTCCTGTAATTTCTAGTATTCTTCCATACGTCCTGTCTTCATGCGTTATCAGCTTTAGCaggaagcttctctgaggcctctTTGTTATCTACTTTACAACCTTCAATCCGCACCCACTGAGACTATCTGCTTCTAACGAACAGCTGCTTCAAACATGGcgtcagacattctcttttgaaggcaaaaacatattttcatttattattataggggtattcattaattattcaggggtcccccttcatcttcttgctttggaaggtggagaggagggagaaggagtgcGGCAGCACGCCGTGTCACAGACGTCCTCTGAATACGTTTCACCGCTCCGTTCATGTTCGGAACAGCTTCGGTCTGACCACACCTTAGTGGGTTTTTCACACACTTTTGGACTCGGAGACTATTTATGCGGTGCCTTTTGGTGCTTCTGCATAGGACGCTTTTGTATAGAAAGTTATTCAAGAAAACTTTTTTTAAGATACCAAGTGATTTGCTTTGGCTACACCGTTGCTTTGTTGTTTCGTTCTGATCTTccggcattagggttgccaatccccaggtgagggcaggggatcccccggcttggaggcccttctctcatttcagggtcatcagaaagcgtggggaggggaaggaaatgtctgctggacactccattattccctgtggagatttattcttatagagaataatggagaattgatccgtgagtatctagggctctgggggagctgttttttgaggtagatgcaccagattttcaatatagcatctagtgcctctccccaaagtaccctccaagtttcaaaaagattggatcagggggtccaattctttgagcccccaaggaaggtgcccctatccttcattatttcctatggaagaaaggcatttaaaaaggtgtgctgttcctttaaatgtgatggccagagaactccctttggagttcaattgtgcttgtctcaaccttgctcctggctccacttccaaagtctcctggctccgcccccaaagtccccagatatttcttgaactggacttggcaaccctatcagccaGGCAGCtgatcaccatcaccatcaatAGCTTCCCACCCTCTCTTCTCTCGCTGACAGGTGGTGGAAGGGCACTGCCTGGTTGTTCTGGGCCTCCTCCTCTCTGTGGAAGAGCCAAATGCTCATCTGTGCAGCCAGCTGAGGTAGGTGATGGAAGCTTTGTGTGATCTCCTGCCGTGGCTTCCTCCTGGTAACCATCCTTGCTTGTTGTCAGTGCGTCCTTGAAAAGAGCCGAGACTCCTTTCCTCCCTGAGAATCcatccctccttcttcctccccctccctgtctcCTTGAATCCTGAAaacacctccctcctccctcgcCCCGCTTTTCCCCACCATCTGGTGATGGGACCCAGCAGCCTTCAGCATCTGTAgatcagggccgtagccaggattttacaagtcggggggggggctttttaaaaagtcagggggcccccTTTCCCATGCACTGCGGGGCTTGACGCTTCTCAGAAGTTCCTGGGGtagggggcaaaagctggaggctcagaATGTGACCAAATTGAGGCAGCCGACCCTAAAACTTCGGAGCGAAGAAGGGACTGCAACTTGCGTGCTCACGGGAGTGGAGGGGTTCTTCCTCTCTCCcatcctggcactttgcagccggCAGCTCTATCCATTCTCCCCAGCCCATTGCACATGGCTTCCTCTACCTCCTTCTTCTCTACCTGTCGCTTTTGCTGCCACCGTGAaatgtgccctgctcagctctccttgCTCTGGCTGCAACTGATGACGCTTCgtcggctcagccatggcaaagagAAAATGCAAAAAGCAGACTGCATGCTGGAGGTCCCCTGGAAGTCGGGGCAGGTTGACCTGCCTGGATGTCAGggagcagtgcccccacaggtccccctgtggctacaggcctgctgtaGATAAGagcagtattttttttcttgaacatacgaagctgtcttctactgaattagacccttggtctatcaaagtcagcgttgtctactcagactggcagcggctctccagggtctcaagctgagatttttcacaccaatttgcctggacccttttttggagatgccggggattgaacctggaaccttctgcttcccaaatagatgctctaccactgagctaccatccctcccctagcATGCTTATGGTAGACGGGGACTAGCTTGTAAAATGTTGATGttaagaggagaagaagatattggatttatatcctccctccactccgaagagtctcagagcagctcacaatctcctttcccttccttcaccacaacagacaccctgtgaggtgggtggggctgagagggctctcacagcagccgccctttcaaggacagaggctcagagtggcctacaatctcctttcccttcctcccccacagacaccctgtgaggtgggtggggctggagagggctctcccagcagctgccctttcaaggacagaggctcagagcggcctataatctcctcgcccttccttccccacaacagacaccctgtgaggtgggtggggctgagagggctctcacagcagctgccttttcaaggacagaggctcagagtggcctacaatctcctttcccttcctcccccacagacaccctgtgaggtgggtggggctgagagggctctcacagcagctgccctttcaaggacagaggctcagagcggcctataatctcctcgcccttcctcccccacaacagacaccctgtgaggtgggtggggctgagagggctctcacagcagatgccctttcaaagacagaggctcagaggggcctacaatctcctttcccttcctcccccacaacagacaccctgtgaggtgggtggggctggagagggctctcccagcagctgccctttcaaggacagaggctcagactggcctacaatctcctttcccttccccccccacaacagacaccctgtgaggtgggtggggctgagagggctctcacagcagctgccctttcaaggacaactcctacaagaactgtggctgacccaaggccatgccagcagctgcaagtggaggagtggggaatcaaacccagttctcccagagaagagtccatgcacttaaccactacaccagactggctctcactaaAATAAATTAGTGGGGATTATATCCTGTTCAGTAAGATATTCTATGATACTGTAccaaaaggaaataaaataaaatgtgtttCGTAAAAAATAAAGCTTCCTTATACAGTAGAAGGCTATCTGAGCATTGCTTGGCAGACTTTACAGTAGGGAAGTGATCCTAGGGGAGAAAGGCTGGGAACATCTCAGGTGCCTCCAAAGAATTCTGCAGGagaatgctcccctccccttcattCTCTGATGAGACCATGGCATGCATTATCTGTAGGAACAAAATGTTTCCTTCTTTCAGGATTTGGTGACCTTTGAGGATGTGGCCGTGTGCTTCTCAGAAGAGGAGTGGGCTCTGCTGGATCCGGGCCAACGGGCTCTGCACCGGGAGGTCATGGAAGAGAACTACTGGAACCTGACCTCTCTGGGTATGCCTTCCTCTTAGCCTTTTCTTGACCAATagtggctttctttgtagcaggaacttctttgcatattgggtttcacacccctgatgtagccagtcttccaagagcttacagggctcttagtacagggcctactgtaagcttcaggaggatgggctacatcagggtgtggcctaacaggcaaaggagttcctgctaccaaaaaaagagagaaaagctcTGGAAGTAGtatgccctgtaagaagagccccataaactcttggaggatggactacatcgggggtgtggggtgcagcctaatatgcaaaggagttcccactaccaAAAAAGCAGCTTTATGTATTTTTGTGTTCAGTGCTGACTCCTGGATTGCTCCTCTTAGAGGGGGGTTTCCTATTCCTCTTCTGTGTCTCAgaagcagggttggaattctagcaggagctcctatgcattttaggccacacacccctaaggtAGCCAGTCTTCCGTGATCTTTTttataagaccataagagaagccatgttggatcaggccaatggcccatccagtccaacactctgtgtcacataagaacataagagaagccctgttggatcaggccaatggcccatccagtccaacactctgtgtcacacaagaacataagcgaagccatgttggatcaggtcaatggcccatccagtccaacactctgtgtcacttaagaacataggagaagccatgttgcatcaggccaatggctcatccagtccaacactctgtgtcacataagaacataagcgaagccatgttggatcaggtcaatggcccatccagtccaacactctgtgtcacgtaaaaacataagagaagtcctgttggatcaggtcaatggctcatccagcccaacactctgtgtcacataagaacataagagaagccctgttggatcaggccaattgcccatccagcccaacactctgtgtcacataagaacataagagaagccctccctccctccctccctccctccctcccttccttccttccttcctccctcccttccctccctccccccttccttctctattttccctccctccctccgttcccttccttctcttccttccttccttccttccttccttccttccttccttccttccttccttccttccttccttccttccttccttccttccttccttccttccttccttccttccctccctccttccctcccttccttccttccacctatcttgtggctctcaaacatctggtgttcatgtcttgcagctctcaaacatttgtcGTTTATTCTacgtagctcttacattaagcaagtttggccactcctggtttaggATGTCCATCATTGGGCAAAATAGATTCTAGGATAATTCACAGATGGCAAGCTCAGTTTCTCCCTCAttaggaacaaagtttgagtccaatgaaaCCTTtgggaccaaccaagttttattctgggtataagctttcacgtgcatccACAAGTGTTCGTGCATGTGAAAACCTattcccagaataaaacttggctggtcttaaaggtaccgctggactcaaactttgttctgttgcttcagaccaacacagcttcagaccaacacggctagccAACTGAATCCCTCATTTGGTTTCTCCTTATTTCAACAGAGAGGGAGACCAAGAAAGGGAGGAAACAGCAGAGAAGGAAATCTGAAGCCCAACTGCACAGGAGGAAGAATCCTACTGCTTCTGAATGTTCCAATTTCCATGAAATTCCAGTCCAAAAAGAGAGCCGTAGGGGAAACACAGGGAATAAATTCCCTGAATGTTCAAAAATCCCATTTGGTATATCAAACCTTGGTGCCTCTCAAAGAATAAGAAATAGGGAGCAACTGTCGTCAGAGTATAGGAACAGCTGGAGTCCGAACAACAATCTTATTTTACAGGAAAGGGTGGACTCAGATAATAAGCCACataaatgttcagagtgtgggaagagcttcaatCGGTACTCGAACTTTAcatcccatcaaagaattcacactggGGTACGACCGTATAAGTGTTCGgcgtgtggaaagagcttcaccTGTAAGCAAAGCCTCACtatgcatcaaagaatccacactggggagaaaccgtATAAATGCTCAGACTGTGGTAAGTGCTTCATTCAGAAGGGACAACTCACTTCCCATGAaaggacccacacaggagagaaaccatatcaatgcttagagtgtggaaagaatttTAGGAAGAAGACCAGCCTTACTAACCATcacagaatccacacaggggacaaACCATATCggtgctctgagtgtggaaagaactTCAGTCATAAAGAGagccttacttcccatcaaagagtccacactggggagaaaccatacaaatgctctgactgtggaaagagcttcactCATAAGGAGACTCTAACCTACCATCAAAGAacgcacactggggagaaaccatataaatgctcagagtgtggaaagagcttcaatTGCAGTTCACGCCTCACTTATcatcgaagaacccacacaggggaaaaaccatataaatgtttaGAGTGTGGAAGGGGTTTCACCCAGAAGGATAGTCTCACGtcccatcaaagaatccacacaggagagaaaccatataaatgcttagagtgtgggaagagttaCCATCGCAACTCACACCTTAcatcccatcaaagaattcactcgggggagaaaccatataaatgttcaTACTGTGGGAAGGACTTTGTATGGAGGTCAGAACTTAAGTCCCACCAAagaatccacactggggagaaaccatataaatgctctgagtgtggaaagagctttagtcATAATTCAAGCCTTGTTtctcatcaaagaatccacacaggagagaaaccatataaatgctcagagtgtggaaagggctTTCGTAGCAGCTCATACCTTACCtcgcatcaaagaatccacacaggggagaagccatacaaatgctCAGGGTGTGGAAAATGCTACACTGACAATTCACGCCtgacttcccatcaaagaatccacactggGGAAAAGCCGTATAAGtgcccagagtgtggaaagagcttcagtcAGAAGGACAGCctcacttcccatcaaagaatccacaccggggagaaaccATATTCATGCCCAGCCTGTGGAAAGAAATTCCGTCAGAGCTCACACCTTACTtctcatcaaagaatccacacaggggaggaaCCATATCAATGCTCAACTTATGGAAAGTCCCCTGAAGTCTTTGAGACTTTAAGATTCTTGACATATTCTACAGTTTTACCAGAATCGAGGTATGTTTTCAGTCATCATCAGTGATGTTGGGATAGAAGCAGGgccttttgtgtagcaggaactcctttgcatattaggccacgcacccctgatgtagccaatcctcccaagagcttacaggagaccctgtacgtagagccctgtgagcttttggagggttggctacatcaggggtatgaggcctgatatgcaaaggagttcctgctacacaaaaagccctggtccccagaatctccagtcaaaaggaacAGGTATGAAAGGCCTCatcctgagagctgctgccagtgctagtagacaatactgactttgacaaaCCAGAGGTCTGACTCAATATgtcagcttcatatattcatgtgttgtaattctgggagatctccaggccccacctgaagttggcaaccccaagaaATGcatatgggcggggggggggggaagtggaagCACATTGAAAAGTCATTGGGGAGAAGATAATCTTATCTGAGTTATTAACACATGCAGTGGGTGAGAATTCAGTCTCAGTTACAACCTGAAAGCAGCCCCCTTTCTTTCTTGTAACCCTTGACAGTGACTGAGTTCCAGCATTTCTTCCAGCTGAAGACAAGTGACTACACAGCTGCTCTTTGGACATGGCTATTCAAAGAGGACAAAAGGACCCTGGGACCCCACACTCAGCACCAGCTGTCTCCTTAAACATCATCAGGTGTCCGTGATCTGCGGCCATAATGTTGACTCTGTTTGGAAAAGCAATATGGAAGTGTGGAAAATAGAGAGCAGTCTGGGAAATGATATAGAAAACTACAGCCTACAGCAGCATGATTTAAAGgcgttggttttgacctttaaagccctacattgCTTGGGACCGGGGTATCTGAGGGAACATCTTTTTCCTTTACATTTCTTCAAGGAAATAAGATCACAGGAAAACGCCTTCTTGACTATTCCATCAACCAAAGAAGCTCATCTGGTGGATAcacaagacagggccttttcagtggtagccccaTGATTGTGGAATAAGGCTCAGAGAGGTGCCTCTGACCCCCTTACTCGCAACTTTTAGGAGGTAGCTAAAGACAGTTTTACTTACAATGGTGTTGAATTAGTTTTTAGTTGTCTGCCTTCGATTTTTATCTGTTAGTTTTAATTTGTGGTttttttgtgtattttattgttaGATGCAGGCGGGTAGCCCTGCTGGcctggtttgaagcagtagaacaaaatttgagtccagtggcaactttaaaacacataccttgaaaaaaaaaacttttgttggtcttgcaGGTGTCACTGGATCCAAACGTTGTTCTATTGCATTTTATTGTGTTTGTATTGTGAGCCACTGCGGGTTCCTGTAGATAAGAAGATGGCCATGGTCAGGAGGAGTTATTGAATCTgctcagtgttccttctaagctgagttagtgtgagcaagctcaccatttttttagcctccggctcacacatatttgtcttagctcaggaaggatggcctcagagcaaactaatttatgccagattgcttgctcacaactttgatgctcacaaagcagaatttttgctcacaagactccatcgcttagagggagcattgaatcTGCATTACCTGGACATGTGCGCTTAAATGCTTTAAGAAAACTTTTCGTACAACCTTAATTCTCTTGCCACACAGAATATTCGGAATGCCCTATAATCAAGCTGTCTAGACGCTAACACTTGTTGTCATAGTGTGCATGTATACAATAACACAATGATTTGACCGctgaggaaggccttggaagCTGTAACACGTTTGGTCCTGTTTTCGTGTGGTTCAAGGCTATTGAATTGAATAGAGATATTGAATTGTTTGTCCTGCTCTATTGGTTCAAAGCTCTTAACTGAGAGATACCAAATTGTAACATGACCTATaaatcagcggtccccaacctttttggcaccagggaccagttttgtagaatacaatttttccacggagCAGGGTTGCGGGGGTGcacaatggtttcaggatgacacaactgtgcactttatttctattagtttggtgtagcggttaagtgtgcagactcttatctgggagaaccgggttcgattcccccgctcctccacttgcagctgctggaatggccttgggtaagccatagctctcgcagagttgtccttgaaagggcagcttctgggagagctctctcagccccacccgcctcacagggtgtctgttgtgggggaggaagatttagggcaggggtggccaacggtagctctccagatgttttttgcctacaactcccatcagccccagccatcagccatgctggctggggctgatgggagttgtaggcaaaaaaaaacatctggagagctaccgttggccacccctgatataggagattgtaagcctctctgagattcagagtggagagcgggatataaatccaatgtcttcttcttctattgtaatatataatgaaataattatgcaactcatggcccgattgctaacaggccacagactgggacCGGTCtacagactgggggttggggacctctgctataGATTCCGGACTTGTTAGGTCAAATATTCACTGCTTCAAGGGCGGAATGTGTTTTTAAAGTAGAGCTTCAGTGCGCTTTGTAATAAACACATTTGTTTTGTTTCGATTTATTTCTCACTTTTAACGTTTTGCCCAAAGTTGCGCACCAATTTACTTCAACTGTGCAAAATAAATCGTGCCGTCTTCGTTCTGATGTTGATGATTTCTTGGCTTCTGTGACCTCTGGCAAAAAAATCCCTCGAGCTTTGGAGAGAAGAAATCATCTTCACGGATCGTTATAAGGAAATCACCTCTGCTGGACCTCAGATGCTACAAGGCGTGGCGTCACGGGGGAGGCGAGAGGCTAGagaaaatatgtttttaaagaattcccTAAAGGGATTCCACACTTTGACACCACTTTGACGCAGGTCAGCCAGCGGGCAAAGGGCTTGGCCTGAAGCTTGCTGAGGGAAGAACTTCAT includes these proteins:
- the LOC132571096 gene encoding zinc finger protein OZF-like is translated as MEENYWNLTSLERETKKGRKQQRRKSEAQLHRRKNPTASECSNFHEIPVQKESRRGNTGNKFPECSKIPFGISNLGASQRIRNREQLSSEYRNSWSPNNNLILQERVDSDNKPHKCSECGKSFNRYSNFTSHQRIHTGVRPYKCSACGKSFTCKQSLTMHQRIHTGEKPYKCSDCGKCFIQKGQLTSHERTHTGEKPYQCLECGKNFRKKTSLTNHHRIHTGDKPYRCSECGKNFSHKESLTSHQRVHTGEKPYKCSDCGKSFTHKETLTYHQRTHTGEKPYKCSECGKSFNCSSRLTYHRRTHTGEKPYKCLECGRGFTQKDSLTSHQRIHTGEKPYKCLECGKSYHRNSHLTSHQRIHSGEKPYKCSYCGKDFVWRSELKSHQRIHTGEKPYKCSECGKSFSHNSSLVSHQRIHTGEKPYKCSECGKGFRSSSYLTSHQRIHTGEKPYKCSGCGKCYTDNSRLTSHQRIHTGEKPYKCPECGKSFSQKDSLTSHQRIHTGEKPYSCPACGKKFRQSSHLTSHQRIHTGEEPYQCSTYGKSPEVFETLRFLTYSTVLPESRYVFSHHQ